From Funiculus sociatus GB2-C1, one genomic window encodes:
- a CDS encoding PEP-CTERM sorting domain-containing protein yields MKYEGKDLMALKYKLGVGLFLFVTPLVTGSLVVASPSFAATLAKSEATFKVNNFSHNPLGVETFTDTLTDTIATNGQVTTNANANASFTADPLNPPTFAENSSVSTANGAGKNYFGLAQSIAAIIGYDFLVGDQERFSFDFLADLNLKTSIKKSQFERASAAGEISFQLYNTNDRDNWILLDFFSLSGNLKTPGGGDFFIANKSNSITTSKSLKDFLKKSYGGSEESATASVTGKYSRTFDSLTYLTLVEIKRNQAVVKTPESSGTFALLIFCLIGVGYRARNKVLASKLR; encoded by the coding sequence TTGAAATACGAAGGAAAAGATTTAATGGCACTAAAATACAAGCTGGGCGTAGGCTTATTTCTATTCGTTACACCATTAGTAACTGGCTCTCTGGTTGTTGCTTCACCCAGTTTTGCTGCTACTCTAGCCAAGTCTGAAGCAACATTCAAAGTTAATAACTTTAGTCACAATCCTTTAGGGGTTGAGACTTTCACCGATACTTTGACTGATACAATTGCAACCAACGGTCAAGTTACTACTAACGCTAACGCTAACGCCTCTTTTACAGCCGATCCCTTAAACCCGCCGACATTCGCCGAGAACTCTTCTGTAAGTACAGCGAACGGCGCAGGTAAAAATTACTTTGGTTTAGCCCAAAGCATTGCTGCCATTATCGGTTACGATTTTCTTGTGGGAGATCAGGAAAGGTTTTCTTTTGATTTCTTAGCTGATTTAAATCTAAAAACTTCCATTAAAAAATCCCAATTTGAACGCGCTAGTGCTGCTGGAGAGATATCTTTTCAGCTGTATAACACTAACGATCGTGACAACTGGATTCTCTTAGATTTCTTTAGTCTATCCGGAAATTTAAAGACTCCAGGTGGCGGTGATTTCTTTATAGCTAATAAGAGTAACAGCATTACCACTTCTAAATCCTTGAAGGATTTTCTTAAAAAGTCTTATGGAGGGAGCGAAGAATCTGCTACAGCCTCGGTTACAGGTAAGTATTCGCGTACTTTCGATAGTTTAACTTATCTAACTTTAGTAGAAATTAAAAGGAATCAAGCAGTCGTTAAAACTCCTGAGTCTTCCGGAACTTTTGCTTTACTTATCTTTTGCTTAATAGGTGTTGGATATAGAGCTAGAAATAAAGTTTTAGCATCGAAGTTGAGGTAA